The following are from one region of the Actinomyces sp. oral taxon 897 genome:
- a CDS encoding DUF559 domain-containing protein, translating to MDRVAQPLRRTDIYETELAVPGRSELVRLRRGTYQRTDITRQHWEIAQERHALLLGAVSDEGLDGVVGWESAVLLHGGRTLTVPGKVDLIRSHHSSGLRRPPTRRDPERPSARSLGPSGHRRVLGQRPIVRHCYTLGEHEVVTIEGLRVTSLERTLEDCARFLPADRALAAADSLVAVAAGAGRCPWDRRPEVEARAADLRRQVEKALARRRGERGVRQARAVVAAMTPLSQSVWESELRRLCLAYGIVAPEPQMPVRTRAGEFYADLGWWDARLVVEVDGAVKYQDDAERTLRAQQWRERAISDAGFLVIRFTPEAVCDGSWVVDRLRGELPRTMTEGAPVVALRTAAERRRAG from the coding sequence CTACCAGCGCACTGACATCACCCGGCAGCACTGGGAGATCGCCCAGGAGCGCCACGCGCTGCTTCTCGGGGCCGTGAGCGACGAGGGGCTCGACGGCGTCGTCGGATGGGAGAGCGCGGTCCTCCTCCACGGAGGACGGACGCTGACGGTTCCGGGCAAGGTGGATCTCATCCGCTCGCACCACTCCTCGGGCCTCAGGCGTCCGCCGACCCGCCGCGACCCCGAGCGGCCCTCCGCCCGGTCCCTGGGGCCCTCCGGCCACCGGCGGGTGCTGGGGCAGCGTCCCATTGTCCGCCACTGCTACACGTTGGGGGAGCACGAGGTCGTCACGATCGAGGGGCTGAGGGTCACGAGCCTTGAGCGCACCCTGGAGGACTGCGCGCGGTTCCTCCCCGCCGACCGTGCCCTGGCGGCCGCGGACTCGCTCGTCGCGGTGGCCGCTGGCGCGGGGCGCTGTCCCTGGGACCGACGCCCCGAGGTCGAGGCAAGGGCCGCGGACCTGCGGCGTCAGGTTGAGAAGGCGCTCGCGCGACGGCGGGGCGAGCGCGGGGTCCGGCAGGCTCGCGCCGTCGTGGCGGCCATGACGCCCCTGAGCCAGTCCGTGTGGGAGAGCGAGCTGCGCCGTCTGTGCCTGGCCTACGGCATCGTGGCGCCGGAGCCGCAGATGCCGGTTCGGACGCGTGCAGGGGAGTTCTACGCCGACCTGGGCTGGTGGGACGCGCGCCTCGTGGTGGAGGTGGACGGTGCGGTGAAGTACCAGGACGACGCCGAGCGGACCCTGCGGGCCCAGCAGTGGCGTGAGCGCGCCATCAGCGACGCGGGCTTCCTCGTCATCCGCTTTACCCCCGAGGCGGTCTGCGACGGCTCCTGGGTGGTCGACCGCCTGCGTGGCGAGCTGCCCCGGACAATGACTGAGGGCGCGCCGGTCGTCGCGCTGCGTACGGCTGCTGAGCGTCGTCGTGCGGGCTGA
- a CDS encoding HesB/IscA family protein, producing MAEATTTEPTTQAPGHEVLLTQAAAAKVASLLTQEGRDDLRLRVAVQPGGCSGLVYQLYFDERTLDGDAVRAFSTGDPQMPQVEVVVDRMSVPYLSGATIDFADTIEKQGFTIDNPNATGTCACGESFH from the coding sequence ATGGCTGAAGCCACGACTACCGAGCCCACGACCCAGGCCCCCGGGCACGAGGTCCTCCTGACCCAGGCGGCGGCCGCCAAGGTCGCCAGCCTCCTGACCCAGGAGGGCCGTGACGACCTGCGCCTGCGGGTGGCGGTCCAGCCCGGCGGCTGCTCGGGCCTGGTCTACCAGCTCTACTTCGACGAGCGGACCCTGGACGGCGACGCCGTGCGCGCCTTCTCCACCGGGGACCCCCAGATGCCTCAGGTCGAGGTCGTCGTGGACCGCATGAGCGTGCCCTACCTCTCCGGTGCCACGATCGACTTCGCCGACACCATTGAGAAGCAGGGCTTCACCATCGACAACCCCAACGCCACCGGCACCTGCGCCTGTGGCGAGTCCTTCCACTGA
- the pknB gene encoding Stk1 family PASTA domain-containing Ser/Thr kinase has translation MVADPLLDRLIDSRYEVVERVARGGMATVYKARDRRLDRVVALKLMHPHLADSPDFVARFRREARAAARLSNPGVVAVYDQGSIDGVAYLVMEFVDGTNLRDLLEAGPVSVKEALGLTAQILRPLAAAHRAGLVHRDIKPENVLLPADGSVAKVADFGLARAVTEVTQTTTGNVLGTVAYLAPELMTTGSSTPRADVYSVGIILFELLTGHQPFTADSPIQIAFQNVHEDVPAPSTRVPDMPAEVDRLVAQMTARDPQARLEDGDTALTRLRQVAASLSDAELAVHLGGGTGTVAAQEVLAANAAAASAAVSATPATAQEAAAPHAGLRTVSVPIGSIGPGPADGVTTMLPRGQAPQADGNETVVLSPLPRFLSRRALLVGAGVVLLGGGATTWYFTMGPGRTVTVPDTTGMTEDQAREAVQAVRLTWGPVTKAFSDTVPEGAVISTEPGAGSGARVGSEVLATVSRGIEKKIVPDLTNMTQAQAAQALEDAGLSLGAVTQEYSPTVKEGLVASSSPAAGASIDHSSAVAIVVSKGRQPARVPEVKGKTLQEATAMLTAAGLKVGATTEEYSDTVESGKVISSDPEAGSGGHYAGEEVSLKLSKGPEMVTVPNVTGKSRDEAVSALEAAGLKADVSNVLGGLIDSVRSTDPEAGTSVRKGSTVKVSVW, from the coding sequence GTGGTCGCAGATCCGCTTCTTGATCGCCTGATCGACTCTCGCTACGAGGTTGTCGAGCGCGTCGCCCGTGGTGGCATGGCCACGGTCTACAAGGCCAGGGACAGGCGCCTGGACCGGGTCGTGGCCCTCAAGCTCATGCACCCCCACCTGGCGGACTCCCCCGACTTCGTGGCCCGCTTCCGCCGGGAGGCCCGGGCCGCGGCACGCCTGTCCAACCCCGGTGTGGTGGCCGTCTACGACCAGGGCAGTATCGACGGCGTCGCCTACCTGGTCATGGAGTTCGTGGACGGCACCAACCTGCGTGACCTGCTGGAGGCCGGGCCGGTCTCGGTCAAGGAGGCCCTGGGGCTGACCGCCCAGATCCTGCGGCCCCTGGCGGCGGCCCACCGGGCCGGTCTGGTCCACCGGGACATCAAGCCCGAGAACGTGCTCCTGCCCGCCGACGGCTCAGTGGCCAAGGTGGCCGACTTCGGCCTGGCCCGCGCGGTCACGGAGGTGACCCAGACCACCACCGGCAATGTGCTGGGGACGGTGGCCTACCTGGCGCCCGAGCTCATGACCACCGGCAGCTCCACCCCCCGGGCCGACGTCTACTCCGTGGGCATTATCCTCTTCGAGCTGCTCACGGGCCACCAGCCCTTCACCGCCGACTCCCCCATCCAGATCGCCTTCCAGAACGTCCACGAGGACGTCCCCGCCCCCTCCACCCGGGTGCCCGACATGCCCGCGGAGGTCGACAGGCTGGTGGCGCAGATGACGGCCCGCGACCCGCAGGCCCGCCTGGAGGACGGTGACACCGCCCTGACCCGCCTGCGTCAGGTGGCCGCCTCCCTGAGCGACGCCGAGCTCGCCGTCCACCTGGGCGGGGGGACCGGGACCGTGGCGGCCCAGGAGGTCCTGGCCGCCAACGCCGCCGCGGCCAGCGCGGCCGTCAGCGCCACCCCGGCCACCGCCCAGGAGGCGGCCGCCCCCCACGCCGGCCTGCGCACCGTCTCGGTGCCCATCGGCTCCATCGGACCCGGCCCCGCCGACGGCGTCACCACCATGCTGCCCCGCGGCCAGGCCCCCCAGGCCGACGGCAACGAGACCGTGGTGCTCTCCCCCCTGCCCCGGTTCCTGAGCCGGCGCGCCCTGCTGGTGGGCGCCGGGGTCGTCCTCCTGGGCGGGGGCGCCACCACCTGGTACTTCACCATGGGACCCGGGCGCACCGTGACGGTGCCGGACACCACCGGCATGACCGAGGACCAGGCACGTGAGGCCGTCCAGGCGGTCAGGCTGACCTGGGGGCCGGTGACCAAGGCCTTCTCGGACACGGTCCCCGAGGGGGCGGTCATCTCCACCGAGCCGGGGGCCGGCAGCGGCGCCCGGGTGGGCTCGGAGGTGTTGGCGACCGTCTCGCGGGGGATTGAGAAGAAGATCGTGCCGGACCTGACGAACATGACCCAGGCCCAGGCGGCCCAGGCCCTGGAGGACGCCGGCCTGTCCCTGGGCGCCGTCACCCAGGAGTACTCCCCCACCGTCAAGGAGGGCCTGGTGGCCTCCTCCTCCCCCGCCGCGGGGGCCTCGATCGACCACTCCTCGGCCGTGGCCATCGTCGTCTCCAAGGGGCGCCAGCCCGCCAGGGTCCCCGAGGTCAAGGGCAAGACCCTCCAGGAGGCCACCGCCATGCTCACCGCCGCGGGGCTGAAGGTGGGGGCCACCACGGAGGAGTACTCCGACACCGTGGAGTCCGGCAAGGTCATCTCCTCCGACCCCGAGGCCGGCAGCGGCGGGCACTACGCGGGCGAGGAGGTCTCCCTCAAGCTCTCCAAGGGCCCTGAGATGGTCACCGTCCCCAACGTCACCGGCAAGTCCAGGGACGAGGCGGTCTCCGCCCTGGAGGCCGCGGGCCTCAAGGCCGATGTCAGCAACGTCCTGGGGGGCCTGATCGACTCCGTGCGCTCCACCGACCCCGAGGCCGGTACCAGCGTCAGGAAGGGCTCCACGGTCAAGGTCAGCGTGTGGTGA
- a CDS encoding FKBP-type peptidyl-prolyl cis-trans isomerase, producing the protein MRRTPLALASLVLTGAIVLTGCSSGPTDTEVESTSTPTQATVPVNNKTDCSDLTIDKDNTALPSVSGDAGQEPTPTWTGQEAPTNLTVKTLAAGDGDPVAQDSWVVTDYVGWQWNKDKPFDSSYSRGKASSFSLGGVVPGWRCGLNKHRVGDRLEISVPPELGYGNDESVGPAGTLVFVVEIKDVFTVAEVTAGTKDATVEGEQALADRGITVSGALGASATITVKDGATEPTQPEVIVLARGTGEAVTAQSTIIAQHAATDWTNSKDQSTWKTGKPDTISMASSPALAGLVGVPVGSRVVILLPGAKVGEPAAAFVMDLDRLA; encoded by the coding sequence GTGCGCCGCACACCCCTTGCCCTGGCCTCACTCGTCCTGACCGGGGCGATCGTCCTGACCGGGTGCAGCTCCGGCCCGACGGACACCGAGGTGGAGTCCACGTCCACCCCCACCCAGGCCACCGTCCCCGTGAACAACAAGACGGACTGCTCCGACCTGACCATTGACAAGGACAACACGGCGCTGCCGAGCGTGTCCGGCGACGCCGGGCAGGAGCCGACACCGACCTGGACCGGGCAGGAGGCCCCGACCAACCTCACCGTCAAGACCCTCGCGGCCGGGGACGGCGACCCCGTGGCCCAGGACAGCTGGGTGGTGACCGACTACGTCGGCTGGCAGTGGAACAAGGACAAGCCGTTCGACTCCTCCTACAGCCGCGGGAAGGCGTCCTCCTTCAGCCTGGGCGGCGTGGTGCCGGGCTGGCGCTGCGGGCTCAACAAGCACAGGGTGGGCGACCGCCTGGAGATCTCCGTGCCGCCCGAGCTCGGCTACGGCAACGACGAGAGCGTGGGCCCCGCCGGCACGCTGGTCTTCGTCGTGGAGATCAAGGACGTGTTCACGGTCGCCGAGGTCACCGCGGGGACCAAGGACGCCACCGTGGAGGGCGAGCAGGCCCTGGCCGACCGCGGCATCACCGTCAGCGGCGCCCTGGGGGCCTCCGCCACCATTACCGTCAAGGACGGGGCCACCGAGCCGACCCAGCCCGAGGTCATCGTCCTGGCACGCGGCACCGGGGAGGCCGTTACCGCCCAGTCCACCATCATCGCCCAGCACGCGGCCACGGACTGGACCAACTCCAAGGACCAGTCCACCTGGAAGACGGGTAAGCCCGACACCATCTCCATGGCCTCATCCCCGGCCCTGGCCGGCCTGGTAGGGGTCCCGGTGGGCTCGCGGGTGGTCATCCTGCTGCCCGGCGCCAAGGTCGGTGAGCCCGCCGCCGCCTTTGTCATGGACCTGGACCGCCTGGCCTGA
- a CDS encoding glucose PTS transporter subunit IIA, with protein MATTTSTPEAILAAVGGAENITHLTHCATRLRFELRDASVVDKATVEAIPGVLGAVPQAGDRYQIVIGGAVASVYEQISNLPEMKNAAHPSDADVKAAARAKARGKNAWVDAFFEYLSDSFRPLLPVLLGASLIIAGEAICEAFELIDTHAEAADKPATLLFVDAMFRSVFYFLPLMVAYNASNKLKIDPWVGASIMTALLTPEFLELTNHPSTTCIHNETLNKDLCTAHIMGLPMQLNEYGGQVFVPLLMVVVLAGVYKLLVKIVPDNVQMVFVPFLSFCIMMPVTAFIIGPIGIWVGTGLGTGLFWLNAHAPIVFAIVIPMVYPFLVPLGLHWPLNALMLANIASEATGKTDFIQGPMGAWNFACFGATAAVLVWSVRDRDKEMRQTATGALFAGLLGGISEPSLYGIHLRFKRIYPFMLVGCFVGGLIEGIGGGVKTGTFVFTSLLTIPVFNPMFLYAVAVVAAFATSFTLILFFNYRTKEERAEALAAAGVAEASAEETAADLALEQGGAQATAPALVPGTVTEIASPLTGSAMALDAVPDPVFASGAMGGGAGVDPSGDVVVTAPADGTVVVAMGSGHAYGLSLDSGVEILIHVGLDTVNLEGKGFDVKVAKGDRVRAGDVLVRVDRSVVEAAGYSLVTPVIVTNTAKFSSVELVAPGSVASGAPLLRVTA; from the coding sequence ATGGCAACAACCACATCGACACCCGAGGCGATCCTCGCGGCCGTCGGTGGCGCAGAGAACATCACGCACCTGACCCACTGCGCCACGCGCCTACGCTTCGAGCTCCGCGACGCCTCCGTCGTCGACAAAGCCACTGTCGAGGCGATCCCCGGCGTCCTGGGCGCGGTGCCCCAGGCCGGTGACCGCTACCAGATCGTCATCGGCGGTGCCGTCGCCAGTGTCTACGAGCAGATCAGCAACCTGCCCGAGATGAAGAACGCCGCCCACCCCTCTGACGCCGACGTCAAGGCCGCCGCCCGCGCCAAGGCCCGGGGCAAGAACGCCTGGGTGGACGCCTTCTTCGAGTACCTCTCGGACTCCTTCCGCCCGCTCCTGCCGGTGCTGCTGGGAGCCTCCCTCATTATCGCCGGCGAGGCCATCTGCGAGGCCTTCGAGCTCATCGACACCCACGCCGAGGCCGCGGACAAGCCGGCCACGCTGCTCTTCGTGGACGCCATGTTCCGCAGCGTCTTCTACTTCCTGCCGCTCATGGTGGCCTACAACGCCTCCAATAAGCTCAAGATCGACCCCTGGGTGGGGGCCTCCATTATGACGGCTCTCCTCACCCCGGAGTTCCTCGAGCTCACGAACCACCCGAGTACCACCTGCATCCACAATGAGACCCTGAACAAGGACCTGTGCACCGCGCACATTATGGGCCTGCCCATGCAGCTCAATGAGTACGGCGGCCAGGTCTTTGTGCCGCTGCTCATGGTCGTGGTACTGGCGGGGGTCTACAAGCTCCTGGTCAAGATCGTCCCGGACAACGTCCAGATGGTCTTCGTGCCCTTCCTCTCCTTCTGCATTATGATGCCCGTGACGGCCTTCATTATCGGCCCCATCGGGATCTGGGTCGGCACCGGCCTGGGCACGGGACTCTTCTGGCTCAACGCCCACGCCCCGATCGTCTTCGCCATTGTCATCCCCATGGTCTACCCCTTCCTGGTGCCCCTGGGCCTGCACTGGCCGCTCAACGCCCTCATGCTCGCCAATATCGCCTCCGAGGCCACGGGCAAGACCGACTTTATTCAGGGCCCCATGGGGGCGTGGAACTTCGCCTGCTTCGGCGCCACCGCCGCCGTCCTGGTGTGGTCCGTCCGGGACAGGGACAAGGAGATGCGCCAGACCGCCACCGGCGCCCTCTTCGCAGGCCTCCTGGGCGGTATCTCCGAGCCCAGCCTGTACGGTATCCACCTGCGCTTCAAGCGCATCTACCCCTTTATGCTGGTGGGCTGCTTCGTGGGAGGCCTTATTGAGGGCATTGGCGGCGGTGTCAAGACCGGCACCTTCGTCTTCACCTCGCTGCTGACCATCCCGGTGTTCAACCCCATGTTCCTCTACGCGGTCGCGGTCGTGGCGGCCTTCGCCACCTCCTTCACCCTCATCCTCTTCTTCAACTACCGCACCAAGGAGGAGAGGGCCGAGGCCCTGGCCGCGGCGGGCGTCGCGGAGGCCTCCGCCGAGGAGACCGCCGCCGACCTCGCCCTGGAGCAGGGTGGCGCCCAGGCAACCGCCCCCGCCCTGGTCCCCGGGACCGTCACCGAGATCGCCTCCCCCCTGACCGGGTCCGCCATGGCCCTGGACGCCGTCCCCGACCCGGTCTTCGCCTCCGGGGCCATGGGCGGCGGCGCGGGCGTGGACCCCTCGGGCGACGTCGTGGTGACCGCCCCGGCTGACGGCACCGTCGTGGTCGCCATGGGCTCCGGCCACGCCTACGGCTTGTCCCTGGACAGCGGCGTGGAGATCCTCATCCACGTGGGCCTGGACACCGTCAACCTCGAGGGCAAGGGCTTTGACGTGAAGGTCGCCAAGGGCGACCGGGTGCGTGCCGGCGACGTCCTGGTGCGGGTGGACCGCTCCGTGGTGGAGGCCGCCGGGTACTCCCTGGTGACCCCGGTGATCGTCACCAACACCGCCAAGTTCTCCTCCGTGGAGCTCGTGGCACCCGGCAGCGTCGCCTCCGGCGCCCCGCTGCTGCGCGTGACGGCCTGA
- a CDS encoding pyrophosphate--fructose-6-phosphate 1-phosphotransferase, which produces MSIRRVALLTAGGFAPCLSAAVGDLIERYTEVAPEVEIIAYQYGYHGLLTGNYIVIDDEARKNAGILRDFGGSPIGNSRVKLTNAKNLVERGLVAEGVNPLEFAAEQLRKDGVDVLHTIGGDDTNTTAADLAAYLHDNDYELTVVGLPKTIDNDVVPIRQSLGAWTAAEQGARFAFNVIGEHRSNPRMLIVHECMGRNCGYLTAETARRYHELLATRQWVPSLGLTRERWDVHAVFVPEAKLDIAAEAKRLKAIMDSQGNVNIFLSEGAGVPEIIAEMEAAGQEVQRDPFGHVKLDTINPGQWFARQFSELIGAEKVMVQKSGYYSRASAANAEDLALIKRMCDLAVECALRGESGVIGQDEENDDELCAIAFPRIAGGKPFDVTQSWFTDLMADLGQKVEPASPAR; this is translated from the coding sequence ATGTCAATCCGTCGCGTCGCCCTGCTCACCGCGGGCGGCTTCGCCCCCTGCCTGTCCGCCGCCGTCGGCGACCTCATCGAGCGCTACACCGAGGTCGCCCCCGAGGTCGAGATCATCGCCTACCAGTACGGCTACCACGGCCTGCTGACCGGGAACTACATTGTCATCGACGACGAGGCCCGCAAGAACGCGGGCATCCTGCGCGACTTCGGCGGCTCGCCGATCGGCAACTCCCGCGTCAAGCTCACCAACGCCAAGAACCTCGTCGAGCGCGGCCTGGTGGCCGAGGGCGTCAACCCCCTGGAGTTCGCCGCCGAGCAGCTGCGCAAGGACGGGGTGGACGTCCTGCACACCATCGGCGGGGACGACACCAACACCACCGCCGCCGACCTGGCCGCCTACCTGCACGACAACGACTACGAGCTCACCGTCGTCGGCCTGCCCAAGACCATTGACAACGACGTCGTCCCGATCCGCCAGTCCCTGGGTGCCTGGACCGCGGCCGAGCAGGGCGCCCGCTTCGCCTTCAACGTCATTGGTGAGCACCGCTCCAACCCGCGCATGCTCATTGTCCACGAGTGCATGGGCCGCAACTGCGGCTACCTCACCGCCGAGACCGCCCGCCGCTACCACGAGCTGCTGGCCACCAGGCAGTGGGTCCCCTCGCTGGGCCTGACCCGCGAGCGCTGGGACGTCCACGCCGTGTTCGTCCCCGAGGCCAAGCTCGACATCGCCGCCGAGGCCAAGCGCCTCAAGGCCATTATGGACTCCCAGGGCAACGTCAACATCTTCCTGTCCGAGGGCGCCGGCGTACCCGAGATCATCGCGGAGATGGAGGCGGCCGGCCAGGAGGTCCAGCGCGACCCCTTCGGCCACGTCAAGCTCGACACCATTAACCCCGGCCAGTGGTTCGCCAGGCAGTTCTCCGAGCTGATCGGCGCCGAGAAGGTCATGGTCCAGAAGTCCGGCTACTACTCGCGCGCCTCGGCCGCCAACGCCGAGGACCTGGCCCTCATTAAGAGGATGTGCGACCTGGCCGTCGAGTGCGCCCTGCGCGGGGAGTCCGGCGTCATCGGCCAGGACGAGGAGAACGACGACGAGCTGTGCGCCATCGCCTTCCCGCGTATCGCCGGGGGCAAGCCCTTCGACGTCACCCAGTCCTGGTTCACCGACCTCATGGCCGACCTGGGCCAGAAGGTGGAGCCCGCCAGCCCCGCCCGCTGA
- a CDS encoding superoxide dismutase — protein MAVYTLPDLPYDYAALEPYISGRVMELHHDRHHAAYVAGANAALEALAAARDDGDLGAVNLWEKNLAFNLGGHTNHCVFWANLSPAGGGRPEGELAEAIKDSFGSFERFQAHFTATALGIQGSGWAVLAYDSVSGKLVVLQLFDQQGNVPVGTIPLFMVDMWEHAFYLDYLNVKADYLKAVWNIANWQDVAGRLADAVARGRGLIVR, from the coding sequence ATGGCCGTGTACACGCTTCCCGACCTCCCCTACGACTACGCCGCCCTGGAGCCGTACATCTCCGGGCGCGTCATGGAGCTCCACCACGACCGCCACCACGCCGCCTACGTCGCCGGGGCCAACGCCGCGCTGGAGGCCCTGGCCGCCGCCCGCGACGACGGGGACCTGGGCGCCGTCAACCTGTGGGAGAAGAACCTGGCCTTCAACCTGGGCGGGCACACCAACCACTGCGTGTTCTGGGCCAACCTCTCCCCCGCCGGCGGTGGGAGGCCCGAGGGCGAGCTGGCCGAGGCCATTAAGGACTCCTTCGGCTCCTTCGAGCGGTTCCAGGCCCACTTCACCGCCACCGCCCTGGGCATCCAGGGCTCGGGCTGGGCGGTGCTGGCCTACGACTCCGTCTCTGGCAAGCTCGTGGTCCTCCAGCTCTTCGACCAGCAGGGCAACGTGCCGGTGGGCACCATCCCGCTGTTCATGGTGGACATGTGGGAGCACGCCTTCTACCTGGACTACCTCAATGTCAAGGCCGACTACCTCAAGGCCGTCTGGAACATCGCCAACTGGCAGGACGTCGCCGGGCGCCTGGCCGACGCCGTGGCCAGGGGCCGCGGCCTCATCGTGCGCTGA
- a CDS encoding ABC-F family ATP-binding cassette domain-containing protein, translated as MINVQDLTMRIGARQLVAHASFRVDKGMRIGLVGRNGAGKTTMTKLLAAASVAQGTSQAVADADDRHGLAAVEHEGTITCNGSVGYLPQDTKVGDLTQAARDRILSARGIDALLARIHKAEERISTTQGAAQARALDRYTRLDHEFTMAGGYAAASEAARIAAALGLPDRVLDQGVGTLSGGQRRRVELARVLFQRPDTLLLDEPTNHLDHDSVLWLRDHLRTYSGGFVVISHDVELLRDTVNQVMYLDASRGALDVYHLGWDAYLRQRADDEHRRRRERVNAEKKAAALRAQGEKMRAKATKAVAAQQMLRRADRLLSGLEAERAAEKVARLRFPEPAPCGKTPLRATGLSKAYGSLEVFAGVDLAVDRGSRVVVLGLNGAGKTTLLRLLSGTEQPDSGRVVAGTGLRVGYYAQEHETIDTTLTVVENLRAAAPGLDDTRVRSVLGSFLFSGADADKPARVLSGGEKTRLALATLVVSGANVLLLDEPTNNLDPASREEILGALGTYEGAVVLVTHDEGAVEALSPDRVLLLPDGDEDLWSDSYLELVTLA; from the coding sequence GTGATCAACGTCCAGGACCTCACCATGCGTATCGGTGCCCGCCAGCTCGTCGCCCACGCCTCCTTCCGCGTCGACAAGGGCATGCGGATCGGCCTCGTGGGGCGCAACGGGGCGGGGAAGACCACCATGACCAAGCTCCTGGCAGCCGCCTCCGTGGCCCAGGGCACCAGCCAGGCCGTGGCCGACGCCGACGACCGCCACGGCCTGGCCGCCGTCGAGCACGAGGGCACCATCACCTGCAACGGCTCGGTGGGCTACCTGCCCCAGGACACCAAGGTCGGCGACCTCACCCAGGCCGCCCGCGACCGGATCCTCTCGGCCCGCGGCATCGACGCCCTGCTGGCCCGCATCCACAAGGCCGAGGAGCGCATCTCCACCACCCAGGGGGCGGCCCAGGCCAGGGCCCTGGACCGCTACACGCGCCTGGACCACGAGTTCACCATGGCCGGCGGCTACGCGGCCGCCTCCGAGGCCGCCCGCATCGCCGCCGCCCTGGGCCTGCCCGACCGCGTGCTGGACCAGGGCGTCGGCACCCTGTCGGGGGGCCAGCGGCGGCGCGTGGAGCTGGCCCGCGTCCTGTTCCAGCGGCCCGACACCCTCCTGCTGGACGAGCCCACCAACCACCTCGACCACGACTCCGTGCTGTGGCTGCGCGACCACCTGCGCACCTACTCGGGGGGCTTCGTGGTCATTAGCCACGATGTCGAGCTGCTGCGCGACACCGTCAACCAGGTCATGTACCTGGACGCCAGCCGGGGCGCGCTGGACGTCTACCACCTGGGCTGGGACGCCTACCTCAGGCAGCGGGCCGACGACGAGCACCGCCGACGCCGCGAGCGGGTCAACGCGGAGAAGAAGGCCGCGGCCCTGCGCGCCCAGGGGGAGAAGATGCGCGCCAAGGCCACCAAGGCCGTGGCCGCCCAGCAGATGCTCAGGCGGGCCGACAGGCTCCTGTCCGGCCTGGAGGCCGAGCGGGCCGCGGAGAAGGTCGCCCGCCTGCGCTTCCCCGAGCCCGCCCCCTGCGGGAAGACCCCCCTGCGCGCGACCGGCCTGTCCAAGGCCTACGGCTCCCTGGAGGTCTTCGCCGGGGTGGACCTGGCCGTCGACCGGGGCAGCCGGGTGGTGGTCCTGGGCCTCAACGGCGCGGGCAAGACCACCCTCCTGCGGCTCCTGTCGGGTACCGAGCAGCCCGACTCGGGCCGGGTCGTGGCCGGCACCGGGCTGCGGGTCGGCTACTACGCCCAGGAGCACGAGACCATTGACACCACCCTGACCGTGGTGGAGAACCTGCGCGCCGCGGCCCCGGGCCTGGACGACACCCGGGTGCGCAGCGTGCTGGGCTCCTTCCTGTTCTCCGGGGCCGACGCCGACAAGCCCGCCCGGGTGCTCTCCGGGGGGGAGAAGACCCGCCTGGCCCTGGCCACCCTGGTGGTCTCCGGGGCCAACGTGCTCCTGCTGGACGAGCCCACCAACAACCTCGACCCCGCCAGCCGCGAGGAGATCCTGGGGGCCCTGGGCACCTACGAGGGCGCTGTCGTCCTGGTCACCCACGACGAGGGGGCCGTCGAGGCGCTCAGCCCTGACCGGGTCCTCCTGCTGCCCGACGGCGACGAGGACCTGTGGTCGGACTCCTACCTCGAGCTGGTCACCCTGGCCTGA
- a CDS encoding lysophospholipid acyltransferase family protein, whose product MGYRGIKATAGPAIEMLYQPWIRGEENIPAEGPAILASNHLAVIDSFFLPLLVDREVAFIGKSDYFTGKGVKGWVVKNFMKTVGTIPVDRSGGKASQAALQAGIDRLRAGELFGIYPEGTRSPDGRLYRGKTGVARVALATGAPVVPVAMIGSDLAQPIGRAIPSTRHRVGIVVGEPLDFSRYQGLENDRFVLRSITDEVMYSLMCLSGQEYVDLYAADVKKAMGAEKKSAEEVVAQMLAAQAAARPAAPEVHAPGGRPAPEVSVPEPPDAESEDEDAPDAEGAQTDQQD is encoded by the coding sequence ATGGGTTACCGAGGGATCAAGGCGACCGCCGGACCGGCCATCGAGATGCTCTACCAGCCCTGGATCCGGGGCGAGGAGAACATACCCGCCGAGGGCCCCGCCATCCTGGCCTCCAACCACCTGGCGGTCATTGACTCCTTCTTCCTGCCGCTCCTGGTGGACCGGGAGGTGGCCTTCATAGGCAAGTCGGACTACTTCACCGGCAAGGGCGTCAAGGGCTGGGTGGTGAAGAACTTTATGAAGACCGTGGGCACCATCCCGGTGGACCGCTCCGGGGGCAAGGCCTCCCAGGCCGCCCTGCAGGCCGGGATCGACCGCCTGCGCGCCGGGGAGCTGTTCGGCATCTACCCCGAGGGCACCCGCAGCCCCGACGGGCGCCTGTACCGGGGCAAGACGGGGGTGGCGAGGGTCGCCCTGGCCACGGGCGCCCCCGTCGTCCCCGTGGCCATGATCGGCTCCGACCTGGCCCAGCCCATTGGCCGGGCCATCCCCTCCACCCGCCACCGGGTGGGGATCGTGGTGGGTGAGCCGCTGGACTTCTCGCGCTACCAGGGCCTGGAGAACGACCGCTTCGTGCTGCGCAGCATTACCGACGAGGTCATGTACTCCCTCATGTGCCTGTCCGGGCAGGAGTACGTGGACCTCTACGCTGCGGACGTCAAGAAGGCCATGGGCGCCGAGAAGAAGAGCGCCGAGGAGGTGGTGGCCCAGATGCTGGCGGCCCAGGCCGCGGCACGCCCCGCCGCCCCCGAGGTCCACGCCCCCGGCGGCCGGCCGGCGCCGGAGGTCAGCGTCCCCGAGCCGCCCGACGCCGAGAGCGAGGACGAGGACGCGCCCGACGCCGAGGGTGCGCAGACGGACCAGCAGGACTGA